One Eriocheir sinensis breed Jianghai 21 chromosome 32, ASM2467909v1, whole genome shotgun sequence genomic region harbors:
- the LOC127006201 gene encoding sodium/glucose cotransporter 5-like codes for MEGLTLAGEGSKLGWADVAVIACYFVCVLAVGLYSSYKSQRGTVSGYFLAARGMHWLPVGASLFASNIGSGHFIGLAGSGAASGLAVNLYEQGSIYTIMMLGWLFVPVYLAAGVYTMPEYLRLRFGGQRIRVYLSFLALLLYIFTKISADLYAGALFIQLALNKSSAEWLYLSILFLLVVAAAFTIAGGLTAVVWTDFVQTILMVLGALVLMTLALKEVGGLQGLVEKYPLATAAVRGVDTLNRTCGEPPEDFFHFLRSSTPGVSNYPWIGMIFGLRINSIWYWCTDQVIVQRTLASRNLSHAKAGCIVAGYLKFLPMWLLIIPGMAARVLFPNRVACASPEECLAICGSAAGCSNIAYPELVINLLPTGLAGLMLAVMMAALMTSLTSIFNSASTIFTLDVWMLIRGRGCVGRAGGRCCGGGGGACAGRPTDRELLVVGRLFVVVLVAISVIWIPVIQNTGSSQLFTYIQSISSFLAPPIAAVFILAVFWPRATEPGAFWGLMAGLAVGLCRFVLQFAYVVPPCGSDVSDTRPWLIRQVVDGVHFLHFSLILWFLTGVVTISVSLLTPPIPKECLYRLTFWSRKDTRVRRPLRPPRPPATQQETEMIRAGPDRVEEGKKKEEEEEERRREAVKAVEILKETPTWRRVVNWNAVICLVISTFVVGFFA; via the exons TCATCATACAAGAGCCAGCGAGGAACGGTGTCGGGATATTTTCTAGCGGCGCGCGGCATGCACTGGCTCCCC GTGGGCGCGTCTCTCTTCGCCAGCAACATCGGCTCCGGCCATTTCATCGGCCTGGCGGGGTCTGGAGCCGCCTCGGGCTTGGCGGTCAACCTCTACGAGCAAGGG TCTATCTACACCATCATGATGCTGGGCTGGCTCTTCGTGCCCGTCTACCTGGCCGCCGGGGTGTACACCATGCCGGAGTACCTCAGACTGCGCTTCGGGGGGCAACGCATCCGTGTCTACCTGTCCTTCCTGGCGCTGCTGCTGTACATATTCACCAAGATATCC GCTGACCTGTACGCCGGGGCACTGTTCATCCAGCTGGCCCTGAACAAGAGCAGCGCGGAGTGGCTCTACCTCAGCATTCTCTTCCTCCTGGTCGTGGCCGCCGCCTTCACCATCGCCGGGGGGCTGACGGCCGTGGTGTGGACGGACTTCGTACAGACGATCCTCATGGTGCTGGGGGCGCTGGTGCTGATGACCCTAG CCCTGAAGGAGGTGGGAGGGCTTCAGGGACTGGTGGAGAAGTACCCCTTGGCCACGGCGGCGGTGCGAGGCGTGGACACCCTCAACAGGACCTGCGGGGAGCCTCCTGAGGACTTCTTTCACTTCCTACGCTCCTCTACCCCCGGGGTCAGCAACTACCCCTGGATCGGCATGATATTCGGGCTCAGGATCAACTCAATCTGGTACTGGTGCACGGATCAG GTTATCGTTCAACGCACCCTTGCCAGTCGGAACCTCTCCCATGCGAAGGCTGGCTGCATCGTCGCCGGCTACCTCAAGTTCCTCCCGATGTGGCTCCTCATCATCCCCGGCATGGCTGCGCGGGTGCTCTTCCCCAATCGCGTCGCCTGTGCAAGCCCCGAAGAGTGCCTGGCCATCTGCGGAAGTGCTGCGGGGTGCTCCAACATCGCCTACCCTGAGCTTGTCATCAACTTGCTCCCCACTG GACTGGCGGGGCTGATGCTGGCTGTGATGATGGCTGCTCTCAtgacctccctcacctccatcttCAATTCAGCGTCGACCATCTTTACCCTGGACGTGTGGATGCTGATACGAGGCAGGGGCTGCGTAGGGAGGGCGGGGGGGCGGTGCTGTGGGGGCGGAGGTGGGGCGTGTGCGGGGCGGCCCACGGATAGGGAGCTCCTGGTGGTGGGACGCTTgttcgtggtggtgttggtggccaTCTCTGTGATCTGGATTCCGGTCATACA GAACACCGGCAGCTCTCAGCTCTTCACCTACATCCAgagtatttcctccttcctcgcgCCGCCCATCGCCGCCGTCTTCATTCTGGCGGTTTTCTGGCCCAGGGCGACGGAACca ggcgcCTTCTGGGGTCTCATGGCTGGTCTTGCTGTCGGTCTGTGTCGGTTTGTACTTCAGTTCGCCTACGTGGTTCCTCCGTGCGGTtcag ACGTAAGCGACACGCGGCCATGGCTCATCCGTCAAGTGGTAGATGGCGTGCACTTTCTACACTTCAGCCTAATCCTCTGGTTCCTGACGGGGGTGGTGACCATCTCCGTATCGCTCCTGACGCCGCCGATACCCAAGGAGTGT ctCTATCGACTTACCTTCTGGTCGCGTAAAGACACAAGGGTGCGGCGCCCCCTacggcccccccgcccccccgccaccCAGCAGGAGACGGAGATGATTAGAGcag ggCCAGACAGggttgaggaggggaagaagaaggaagaggaggaggaggagaggagaagagaggcagTAAAGGCTGTGGAGATACTGAAGGAAACGCCGACGTGGAGgag AGTCGTGAACTGGAATGCTGTGATCTGCCTCGTAATAAGTACCTTTGTAGTGGGCTTCTTTGCctaa